From the genome of Papaver somniferum cultivar HN1 chromosome 2, ASM357369v1, whole genome shotgun sequence, one region includes:
- the LOC113353657 gene encoding zinc finger BED domain-containing protein RICESLEEPER 2-like, giving the protein MIGSSSASLSSCKMANASPFLSTAAGSTDVTLSITPQVDATQETQATQQATPTQDLAPEVVPKKKGKTRSKVWNDFTRISEEKAQCKHCHKKLQAHSRGNGTSSMKTHLATCPENPNKKLKGQKSLVFPPPRPGQSSQLVVVSYDKDMCRRRLIEFVVIDELPFRIVEGEGFRRYSEQLEPRFKVPSRMTIYRDLLIMYKDEKEKLKKYFKESKQRVSLTTDTWTSPNNFNYMCVTVHFIDIHWKLQKRIILFCLIKGHTGEEIGKMLEKCLLDWGLEDLFGVTLDNVSANTVAIEYLQTSVINWTGAVVRAQYMQVRCAAHVLALVVKDVVLLYHKSVGRIRSVIKFVTGSPSRLAKFKECAALEKIDCKKMVFLDVKTRWNATYLMLEAAIPYEKVFRRLEREDKSFRSKYIFKESESEALPNTDDDTVVIDNEDYYLSSSSESECEVNVSRKNNIKKKNKPRHHAPYAADWSYARCLVKCLKIFFDVTVKFSASVQVTSHEFLWQLALIHEQSVRLRAIGNRDPHISRMAEIMFRKYNAYWGDYEDMNSVMYFTKLLDPREKESGLKFDLECLYEQDDFRVTTVLKAVKQDMGRLYDEYTSMYSNTNAEEGIGSTAAAGVDDMVVSVQEENIEDMLESRKKRRRMDVHSTNPKSELERYLLDDCEASTREFDILAWWQANSTKYKVLSLMAKDILAIPVSLLHQNLHSVPESAFLPHGEARYLPGQLKHFSVRKAGCRNLSILIFCVTMYQMTIPTLKMTF; this is encoded by the exons ATGATTGGATCAAGTTCAGCTTCATTATCAAGCTGCAAGATGGCAAATGCATCTCCCTTTCTATCCACTGCAGCTGGTTCTACTGATGTGACACTATCTATAACACCTCAAGTTGATGCTACTCAAGAAACACAAGCTACACAGCAGGCTACACCTACACAGGACCTTGCACCTGAAGTTGTACCTAAGAAGAAGGGGAAAACTAGATCAAAAGTTTGGAATGACTTTACAAGGATCAGCGAAGAAAAAGCACAGTGTAAGCATTGTCACAAGAAATTGCAAGCACATAGTAGAGGAAATGGAACTTCCAGCATGAAGACACATTTAGCCACATGTCCAGAGAATCCCAACAAGAAGCTCAAGGGACAAAAGAGTTTGGTGTTTCCACCACCAAGGCCTGGACAGTCATCACAGCTGGTTGTTGTAAGTTATGACAAGGATATGTGTAGAAGAAGATTGATTGAGTTTGTCGTCATAGATGAACTGCCATTTAGAATTGTagaaggagaagggtttagaAGATATAGTGAACAACTTGAACCTAGATTCAAGGTGCCAAGCAGGATGACCATTTACAGAGATCTTTTAATTATGTACAAAGATgagaaagagaagttgaagaaatacttcaaagaaagtaaacaaagagTCTCTCTTACAACTGATACATGGACCTCTCCAAACAACTTCAATTATATGTGTGTGACAGTGCACTTTATTGATATCCATTGGAAACTTCAAAAGAGGATCATCCTGTTTTGCTTGATCAAGGGTCATACTGGAGAGGAGATTGGGAAAATGCTTGAGAAATGTTTGCTGGATTGGGGTCTAGAAGATCTTTTTGGTGTGACTTTGGACAATGTCAGTGCAAATACTGTCGCAATTGAGTATCTTCAAACCAGTGTTATCAATTGGACAGGAGCAGTAGTGAGAGCTCAATACATGCAG GTAAGGTGTGCTGCGCATGTTCTTGCGCTTGTTGTCAAAGATGTTGTGTTGTTGTATCACAAGTCAGTTGGAAGGATCAGATCGGTTATCAAGTTTGTTACCGGTTCTCCCTCTAGGTTGGCCAAATTCAAAGAATGTGCTGCTCTCGAGAAGATTGATTGTAAGAAGAtggttttccttgatgtgaagaccAGGTGGAATGCTACGTATCTGATGCTTGAAGCTGCCATTCCATATGAAAAGGTATTTAGGAGGTTAGAAAGGGAGGACAAGAGCTTTCGTtctaagtatattttcaaagaatctGAAAGTGAAGCTTTACCTAATACCGATGATGATACTGTTGTAATTGATAATGAAGATTATTATCTTAGTTCATCTAGTGAATCTGAATGTGAGGTAAATGTATCTAGAAAGAATAatattaagaaaaagaacaagcccCGTCATCATGCTCCCTATGCTGCAGACTGGTCATATGCTAGGTGTCTTGTTAAGtgtttaaaaatcttctttgatgttACTGTTAAGTTCTCGGCTTCAGTTCAGGTTACTTCACATGAATTTCTATGGCAGTTGGCATTGATCCATGAACAATCGGTTCGTCTTAGAGCTATAGGAAACCGAGATCCTCATATTTCTAGGATGGCAGAAATAATGTTTCGGAAGTATAACGCATATTGGGGGGATTATGAAGATATGAACTCTGTTATGTATTTTACTAAGTTGCTTGATCCTCGGGAGAAAGAATCTGGTTTGAAATTTGATCTGGAATGTTTGTATGAGCAAGATGATTTCAGGGTTACAACTGTTTTGAAGGCTGTGAAACAAGATATGGGAAGACTTTATGATGAGTACACCAGCATGTATTCAAATACCAATGCAGAGGAAG GTATTGGGTCAACAGCTGCTGCTGGTGTTGATGACATGGTTGTTTCTGTGCAAGAAGAGAACATTGaggatatgcttgaatcaaggaagaAAAGGCGAAGAATGGATGTTCATAGTACTAATCCAAAGTCAGAACTTGAAAGGTATTTGCTTGATGACTGTGAAGCGTCTACCAGGGAGTTTGATATTCTGGCAtggtggcaggctaatagtaCCAAGTACAAGGTGCTATCACTTATGGCGAAGGATATTTTGGCAATACCAGTGTCTCTGTTGCATCAGAATCTGCATTCAGTACCGGAAAGCGCATTCTTACCCCATGGAGAAGCTCGCTATCTGCCAGGACAGTTGAAGCACTTCTCTGTACGCAAAGCTGGTTGCAGAAACCTATCTATCTTGATTTTCTGTGTGACTATGTACCAGATGACAATTCCAACATTGAAGATG ACATTTTGA